One part of the Symphalangus syndactylus isolate Jambi chromosome 1, NHGRI_mSymSyn1-v2.1_pri, whole genome shotgun sequence genome encodes these proteins:
- the USP19 gene encoding ubiquitin carboxyl-terminal hydrolase 19 isoform X21 yields the protein MSGGASATGPRRGPPGLEDATSKKKQKDRANQESKDGDPRKETGSRYVAQAGLELLASGDPSASASRAAGITGSRHHTRLFFPSSSGSASTPREEQTKEGACEDPHDLLATPPPELLLDWRQSAEEVIVKLRVGVGPLQLEDVDAAFTDTDCVVRFAGGQQWGGVFYAEIKSSCAKVQTRKGSLLHLTLPKKVPMLTWPSLLKPLGTQELVPGLQCQENGQELSPIALEPGPEPHRAKQEARNQKRAQGRGEVGSGAGPGAQAGPSAKRAVHLCRGPEGEGSRDDPGPRGDAPPFVADPATQVEADEQLCIPPLNPQACLLGSEENLAPLAGEKAVPPGNDPVSPAMVRCRNPGKDDCAKEEMAVAADGATLVDEPESMVNLAFVKNDSYEKGPDSVVVHVYVKEICRDTSRVLFREQDFTLIFQTRDGNFLRLHPGCGPHTIFRWQVKLRNLIEPEQCTFCFTASRIDICLRKRQSQRWGGLEAPAARGAVGGAKVAVPTGPTPLDSTPPGGAPHPLTGQEEARAVEKDKSKARSEDTGLDNVAARTPMEHVTPKPETHLASPKPTCMVPPMPHSPVSGDSVEEEEEEEKKVCLPGFTGLVNLGNTCFMNSVIQSLSNTRELRDFFHDRSFEAEINYNNPLGTGGRLAIGFAVLLRALWKGTHHAFQPSKLKAIVASKASQFTGYAQHDAQEFMAFLLDGLHEDLNRIQNKPYTETVDSDGRPDEVVAEEAWQRHKMRNDSFIVDLFQGQYKSKLVCPVCAKVSITFDPFLYLPVPLPQKQKVLPVFYFAREPHSKPIKFLVSVSKENSTASEVLDSLSQSVHVKPENLRLAEVIKNRFHRVFLPSHSLDTVSPSDMLLCFELLSSELAKERVVVLEVQQRPQVPSVPISKCAACQRKQQSEDEKLKRCTRCYRVGYCNQLCQKTHWPDHKGLCRPENIGYPFLVSVPASRLTYARLAQLLEGYARYSVSVFQPPFQPGRMALESQSPGCTTLLSTGSLEVGDSERDPIQPPELQLVTPMAEGDTGLPRVWAAPDRGPVPSTSGISSEMLASGPIEVGSLSAGERVSRPEAAVPGYQHPSEAMNAHTPQFFIYKIDSSSREQRLEDKGDTPLELGDDCSLALVWRNNERLQEFVLVASKELECAEDPGSAGEAARAGHFTLDQCLNLFTRPEVLAPEEAWYCPQCKQHREASKQLLLWRLPNVLIVQLKRFSFRSFIWRDKINDLVEFPVRNLDLSKFCIGQKEEQLPSYDLYAVINHYGGMIGGHYTACARLPNDRSSQRSDVGWRLFDDSTVTTVDESQVVTRYAYVLFYRRRNSPVERPPRAGHSEHHRDLGPAAEAAASQASRIWQELEAEEEPVPEGPGPLGPWGPQDWVGPLPRGPTTPDEGCLRYFVLGTVAALVALVLNVFYPLVSQSRWR from the exons ATGTCTGGTGGGGCCAGTGCCACAGGCCCAAGGAGAGGGCCCCCAGGACTGGAGGACGCCACTAGTAAGAAGAAGCAGAAGGATCGAGCAAACCAGGAGAGCAAGGATGGAGATCCTAGGAAAG agacagggtctcgatatgttgcccaggctggtcttgaacttctggcgtcaggtgatccttctgcctcagcctcccgtgcagctgggatcacaggctcacgccaccacacccggctattctTTCCTTCATCGTCAGGGTCAGCATCCACTCCTCGAGAGGAGCAGACCAAAGAGG GAGCTTGTGAAGACCCTCATGATCTCTTGGCTACTCCCCCTCCAGAGTTGCTGCTCGATTGGAGGCAGAGTGCAGAAGAGGTGATTGTCAAGCTTCGTGTGGGAGTAGGTCCCCTGCAGCTGGAGGATGTAGATGCTGCTTTCACAGATACGGACTGTGTGGTACGGTTTGCAG GTGGTCAGCAGTGGGGTGGTGTCTTCTATGCTGAGATAAAAAGCTCTTGTGCTAAAGTGCAAACCCGCAAGGGCAGTCTCCTGCACCTGACACTGCCCAAAAAGGTGCCTATGCTCACGTGGCCCTCCCTCCTG AAACCTCTAGGGACCCAGGAGCTGGTGCCGGGGCTGCAGTGCCAGGAGAATGGGCAGGAACTGTCTCCCATTGCCCTGGAGCCAGGCCCTGAGCCCCACCGGGCTAAGCAGGAGGCCCGGAACCAGAAGCGGGCCCAGGGCCGTGGTGAGGTAGGCTCAGGGGCTGGCCCCGGGGCCCAGGCAGGGCCCAGCGCCAAGAGGGCTGTGCATCTCTGCAGAGGGCCAGAGGGGGAAGGGTCCAGGGATGACCCTGGACCCCGGGGTGATGCCCCACCCTTCGTGGCTGACCCAGCCACCCAG GTTGAGGCTGATGAACAGCTTTGCATACCACCGCTGAACCCCCAAgcctgccttctgggctcagagGAGAATTTAGCCCCTTTGGCAGGAGAGAAAGCAGTGCCTCCCGGGAATGACCCAGTCTCTCCAGCCATGGTCCGGTGCAGAAACCCTGGGAAAGATGACTGTGCCAAGGAGGAGATGGCAGTGGCAGCAGATGGTGCAACCTTGGTGGATG AGCCTGAGTCGATGGTGAACCTGGCATTTGTCAAGAATGACTCGTATGAGAAGGGCCCGGATTCAGTGGTGGTGCACGTGTACGTGAAGGAGATCTGCAGGGACACCTCAAGAGTACTTTTCCGTGAGCAGGACTTCACGCTCATCTTCCAGACCAG GGATGGAAACTTCCTGAGGCTGCACCCGGGCTGTGGGCCCCACACCATCTTCCGTTGGCAGGTGAAGCTCAG GAATCTGATTGAGCCAGAGCAGTGCACCTTCTGTTTCACGGCTTCTCGCATCGACATCTGCCTTCGTAAGAGGCAGAGTCAGCGCTGGGGGGGCCTGGAGGCCCCGGCTGCACGAG GTGCAGTGGGTGGTGCAAAGGTTGCCGTGCCGACAGGTCCAACCCCTCTGGATTCAACCCCACCAGGAGgtgctccccaccccctgacaggccagGAGGAGGCCCGGGCTGTGGAGAAGGATAAATCCAAGGCACGATCTGAGGACACAGGGCTAGACAATGTGGCAGCGCGCACACCCATGGAGCATGTAACCCCAAAGCCAGAGACACATCTGGCCTCG CCCAAGCCTACATGCATGGTGCCTCCCATGCCCCACAGCCCAGTTAGTGGAGACAgcgtggaggaggaggaagaggaagagaagaaggtgtGTCTGCCAGGCTTCACTGGCCTTGTCAATTTAGGCAACACCTGCTTCATGAACAGCGTCATTCAGTCTCTGTCCAACACTCGGGAACTCCGGGACTTCTTCCATG ACCGCTCCTTTGAGGCTGAGATCAACTACAACAACCCACTAGGGACTGGTGGGCGTCTGGCCATTGGCTTTGCAGTGCTGCTTCGGGCGCTGTGGAAGGGCACCCACCATGCCTTCCAGCCTTCCAAGTTGAAG GCCATTGTGGCGAGTAAGGCCAGCCAGTTCACAGGCTATGCACAGCATGATGCCCAGGAGTTCATGGCTTTCCTGCTGGATGGGCTGCACGAGGACCTGAATCGCATTCAGAACAAGCCCTACACAGAGACCGTGGATTCAGATGGGCGGCCCGATGAG GTGGTAGCTGAGGAAGCATGGCAGCGGCACAAGATGAGGAATGACTCTTTCATCGTGGACCTATTTCAGGGGCAGTACAAGTCAAAGCTGGTGTGCCCTGTGTGTGCCAAG GTCTCCATCACTTTTGACCCGTTTCTTTATCTGCCGGTGCCCTTGCCACAAAAGCAAAAGGTTCTCCCTGTCTTTTATTTTGCCCGAGAGCCCCACAGCAAGCCCATCAAG TTCCTGGTGAGCGTCAGCAAGGAGAACTCCACTGCAAGCGAAGTATTGGACTCCCTCTCTCAGAGCGTTCATGTGAAGCCTGAGAACCTGCGTTTGGCGGAG GTAATTAAGAATCGTTTCCATCGTGTGTTCCTACCCTCCCACTCACTGGACACTGTGTCCCCATCTGATATGCTCCTCTGCTTTGAGCTCCTATCCTCAGAGTTGGCTAAGGAGCGGGTAGTGGTGCTAGAGGTGCAACAG CGCCCCCAGGTGCCCAGCGTCCCCATCTCCAAGTGTGCAGCCTGCCAGCGGAAGCAACAGTCGGAGGATGAAAAGCTGAAGCGCTGTACCCGGTGCTACCGTGTGGGCTACTGCAACCA GCTCTGCCAGAAAACCCACTGGCCTGACCACAAGGGCCTCTGCCGACCTGAGAACATTGGCTACCCCTTCCTCGTCAGTGTACCTGCCTCACGCCTCACTTATGCCCGCCTTGCTCAGTTGCTAGAGGGCTATGCCCG GTACTCTGTGAGTGTATTCCAGCCACCCTTTCAGCCTGGCCGCATGGCCTTGGAGTCTCAGAGCCCTGGCTGCACCACACTGCTCTCCACTGGCTCCCTGGAGGTTGGGGACAGCGAGAGGGACCCCATTCAGCCACCTGAGCTCCAGCTCGTGACCCCTATGGCTGAGGGGGACACAGGGCTTCCCCGGGTGTGGGCAGCCCCTGACCGGGGTCCTGTGCCCAGCACCAGTGGAATTTCTTCTGAGATGCTGGCCAGTGGGCCCATTGAGGTTGGCTCCTTGTCTGCTGGTGAGAGGGTGTCCCGACCCGAAG CTGCTGTGCCTGGGTACCAGCATCCAAGTGAAGCTATGAATGCCCACACACCCcagttcttcatctataaaattgacTCATCCAGCCGAGAGCAGCGGCTAGAGGACAAAG GAGACACCCCACTGGAGCTGGGTGACGACTGTAGCCTGGCTCTCGTCTGGCGGAACAACGAGCGCTTGCAGGAGTTTGTGTTGGTAGCCTCCAAGGAGCTGGAATGTGCTGAGGATCCAGGCTCTGCCGGTGAGGCTGCCCGGGCCGGCCACTTCACCCTGGACCAGTGCCTCAACCTCTTCACACGGCCTGAGGTGCTGGCACCCGAGGAGGCCTG GTACTGCCCACAGTGCAAACAGCACCGTGAGGCCTCCAAGCAGCTGTTGCTATGGCGCCTGCCAAATGTTCTCATCGTGCAGCTCAAGCGCTTCTCCTTTCGTAGTTTTATCTGGCGTGATAAGATCAATGACTTGGTGGAGTTCCCTGTTAG GAACCTGGACCTGAGCAAGTTCTGCATTGGTCAGAAAGAGGAGCAGCTGCCCAGCTACGATCTATATGCTGTCATCAACCACTATGGAGGCATGATTGGTGGCCACTACACTGCCTGTGCACGCCTGCCCAATGATCGTAGCAGTCAGCGCAGTGACGTGG GCTGGCGCTTGTTTGATGACAGCACAGTGACAACGGTAGACGAGAGCCAGGTTGTGACGCGTTATGCCTATGTACTCTTCTACCGCCGGCGGAACTCTCCTGTGGAGAGGCCCCCCAGGGCAGGTCACTCTGAGCACCACCGAGACCTAGGCCCTGCAGCTGAGGCTGCTGCCAGCCAG
- the USP19 gene encoding ubiquitin carboxyl-terminal hydrolase 19 isoform X39: protein MSGGASATGPRRGPPGLEDATSKKKQKDRANQESKDGDPRKETGSRYVAQAGLELLASGDPSASASRAAGITGSRHHTRLFFPSSSGSASTPREEQTKEELLLDWRQSAEEVIVKLRVGVGPLQLEDVDAAFTDTDCVVRFAGGQQWGGVFYAEIKSSCAKVQTRKGSLLHLTLPKKVPMLTWPSLLKKPLGTQELVPGLQCQENGQELSPIALEPGPEPHRAKQEARNQKRAQGRGEVGSGAGPGAQAGPSAKRAVHLCRGPEGEGSRDDPGPRGDAPPFVADPATQVEADEQLCIPPLNPQACLLGSEENLAPLAGEKAVPPGNDPVSPAMVRCRNPGKDDCAKEEMAVAADGATLVDEPESMVNLAFVKNDSYEKGPDSVVVHVYVKEICRDTSRVLFREQDFTLIFQTRDGNFLRLHPGCGPHTIFRWQVKLRNLIEPEQCTFCFTASRIDICLRKRQSQRWGGLEAPAARGAVGGAKVAVPTGPTPLDSTPPGGAPHPLTGQEEARAVEKDKSKARSEDTGLDNVAARTPMEHVTPKPETHLASPKPTCMVPPMPHSPVSGDSVEEEEEEEKKVCLPGFTGLVNLGNTCFMNSVIQSLSNTRELRDFFHDRSFEAEINYNNPLGTGGRLAIGFAVLLRALWKGTHHAFQPSKLKAIVASKASQFTGYAQHDAQEFMAFLLDGLHEDLNRIQNKPYTETVDSDGRPDEVVAEEAWQRHKMRNDSFIVDLFQGQYKSKLVCPVCAKVSITFDPFLYLPVPLPQKQKVLPVFYFAREPHSKPIKFLVSVSKENSTASEVLDSLSQSVHVKPENLRLAEVIKNRFHRVFLPSHSLDTVSPSDMLLCFELLSSELAKERVVVLEVQQRPQVPSVPISKCAACQRKQQSEDEKLKRCTRCYRVGYCNQLCQKTHWPDHKGLCRPENIGYPFLVSVPASRLTYARLAQLLEGYARYSVSVFQPPFQPGRMALESQSPGCTTLLSTGSLEVGDSERDPIQPPELQLVTPMAEGDTGLPRVWAAPDRGPVPSTSGISSEMLASGPIEVGSLSAGERVSRPEAAVPGYQHPSEAMNAHTPQFFIYKIDSSSREQRLEDKGDTPLELGDDCSLALVWRNNERLQEFVLVASKELECAEDPGSAGEAARAGHFTLDQCLNLFTRPEVLAPEEAWYCPQCKQHREASKQLLLWRLPNVLIVQLKRFSFRSFIWRDKINDLVEFPVRNLDLSKFCIGQKEEQLPSYDLYAVINHYGGMIGGHYTACARLPNDRSSQRSDVGWRLFDDSTVTTVDESQVVTRYAYVLFYRRRNSPVERPPRAGHSEHHRDLGPAAEAAASQGLGPGQAPEVAPTRTAPERFAPSVDRPAPTYSNMEEVD from the exons ATGTCTGGTGGGGCCAGTGCCACAGGCCCAAGGAGAGGGCCCCCAGGACTGGAGGACGCCACTAGTAAGAAGAAGCAGAAGGATCGAGCAAACCAGGAGAGCAAGGATGGAGATCCTAGGAAAG agacagggtctcgatatgttgcccaggctggtcttgaacttctggcgtcaggtgatccttctgcctcagcctcccgtgcagctgggatcacaggctcacgccaccacacccggctattctTTCCTTCATCGTCAGGGTCAGCATCCACTCCTCGAGAGGAGCAGACCAAAGAGG AGTTGCTGCTCGATTGGAGGCAGAGTGCAGAAGAGGTGATTGTCAAGCTTCGTGTGGGAGTAGGTCCCCTGCAGCTGGAGGATGTAGATGCTGCTTTCACAGATACGGACTGTGTGGTACGGTTTGCAG GTGGTCAGCAGTGGGGTGGTGTCTTCTATGCTGAGATAAAAAGCTCTTGTGCTAAAGTGCAAACCCGCAAGGGCAGTCTCCTGCACCTGACACTGCCCAAAAAGGTGCCTATGCTCACGTGGCCCTCCCTCCTG AAGAAACCTCTAGGGACCCAGGAGCTGGTGCCGGGGCTGCAGTGCCAGGAGAATGGGCAGGAACTGTCTCCCATTGCCCTGGAGCCAGGCCCTGAGCCCCACCGGGCTAAGCAGGAGGCCCGGAACCAGAAGCGGGCCCAGGGCCGTGGTGAGGTAGGCTCAGGGGCTGGCCCCGGGGCCCAGGCAGGGCCCAGCGCCAAGAGGGCTGTGCATCTCTGCAGAGGGCCAGAGGGGGAAGGGTCCAGGGATGACCCTGGACCCCGGGGTGATGCCCCACCCTTCGTGGCTGACCCAGCCACCCAG GTTGAGGCTGATGAACAGCTTTGCATACCACCGCTGAACCCCCAAgcctgccttctgggctcagagGAGAATTTAGCCCCTTTGGCAGGAGAGAAAGCAGTGCCTCCCGGGAATGACCCAGTCTCTCCAGCCATGGTCCGGTGCAGAAACCCTGGGAAAGATGACTGTGCCAAGGAGGAGATGGCAGTGGCAGCAGATGGTGCAACCTTGGTGGATG AGCCTGAGTCGATGGTGAACCTGGCATTTGTCAAGAATGACTCGTATGAGAAGGGCCCGGATTCAGTGGTGGTGCACGTGTACGTGAAGGAGATCTGCAGGGACACCTCAAGAGTACTTTTCCGTGAGCAGGACTTCACGCTCATCTTCCAGACCAG GGATGGAAACTTCCTGAGGCTGCACCCGGGCTGTGGGCCCCACACCATCTTCCGTTGGCAGGTGAAGCTCAG GAATCTGATTGAGCCAGAGCAGTGCACCTTCTGTTTCACGGCTTCTCGCATCGACATCTGCCTTCGTAAGAGGCAGAGTCAGCGCTGGGGGGGCCTGGAGGCCCCGGCTGCACGAG GTGCAGTGGGTGGTGCAAAGGTTGCCGTGCCGACAGGTCCAACCCCTCTGGATTCAACCCCACCAGGAGgtgctccccaccccctgacaggccagGAGGAGGCCCGGGCTGTGGAGAAGGATAAATCCAAGGCACGATCTGAGGACACAGGGCTAGACAATGTGGCAGCGCGCACACCCATGGAGCATGTAACCCCAAAGCCAGAGACACATCTGGCCTCG CCCAAGCCTACATGCATGGTGCCTCCCATGCCCCACAGCCCAGTTAGTGGAGACAgcgtggaggaggaggaagaggaagagaagaaggtgtGTCTGCCAGGCTTCACTGGCCTTGTCAATTTAGGCAACACCTGCTTCATGAACAGCGTCATTCAGTCTCTGTCCAACACTCGGGAACTCCGGGACTTCTTCCATG ACCGCTCCTTTGAGGCTGAGATCAACTACAACAACCCACTAGGGACTGGTGGGCGTCTGGCCATTGGCTTTGCAGTGCTGCTTCGGGCGCTGTGGAAGGGCACCCACCATGCCTTCCAGCCTTCCAAGTTGAAG GCCATTGTGGCGAGTAAGGCCAGCCAGTTCACAGGCTATGCACAGCATGATGCCCAGGAGTTCATGGCTTTCCTGCTGGATGGGCTGCACGAGGACCTGAATCGCATTCAGAACAAGCCCTACACAGAGACCGTGGATTCAGATGGGCGGCCCGATGAG GTGGTAGCTGAGGAAGCATGGCAGCGGCACAAGATGAGGAATGACTCTTTCATCGTGGACCTATTTCAGGGGCAGTACAAGTCAAAGCTGGTGTGCCCTGTGTGTGCCAAG GTCTCCATCACTTTTGACCCGTTTCTTTATCTGCCGGTGCCCTTGCCACAAAAGCAAAAGGTTCTCCCTGTCTTTTATTTTGCCCGAGAGCCCCACAGCAAGCCCATCAAG TTCCTGGTGAGCGTCAGCAAGGAGAACTCCACTGCAAGCGAAGTATTGGACTCCCTCTCTCAGAGCGTTCATGTGAAGCCTGAGAACCTGCGTTTGGCGGAG GTAATTAAGAATCGTTTCCATCGTGTGTTCCTACCCTCCCACTCACTGGACACTGTGTCCCCATCTGATATGCTCCTCTGCTTTGAGCTCCTATCCTCAGAGTTGGCTAAGGAGCGGGTAGTGGTGCTAGAGGTGCAACAG CGCCCCCAGGTGCCCAGCGTCCCCATCTCCAAGTGTGCAGCCTGCCAGCGGAAGCAACAGTCGGAGGATGAAAAGCTGAAGCGCTGTACCCGGTGCTACCGTGTGGGCTACTGCAACCA GCTCTGCCAGAAAACCCACTGGCCTGACCACAAGGGCCTCTGCCGACCTGAGAACATTGGCTACCCCTTCCTCGTCAGTGTACCTGCCTCACGCCTCACTTATGCCCGCCTTGCTCAGTTGCTAGAGGGCTATGCCCG GTACTCTGTGAGTGTATTCCAGCCACCCTTTCAGCCTGGCCGCATGGCCTTGGAGTCTCAGAGCCCTGGCTGCACCACACTGCTCTCCACTGGCTCCCTGGAGGTTGGGGACAGCGAGAGGGACCCCATTCAGCCACCTGAGCTCCAGCTCGTGACCCCTATGGCTGAGGGGGACACAGGGCTTCCCCGGGTGTGGGCAGCCCCTGACCGGGGTCCTGTGCCCAGCACCAGTGGAATTTCTTCTGAGATGCTGGCCAGTGGGCCCATTGAGGTTGGCTCCTTGTCTGCTGGTGAGAGGGTGTCCCGACCCGAAG CTGCTGTGCCTGGGTACCAGCATCCAAGTGAAGCTATGAATGCCCACACACCCcagttcttcatctataaaattgacTCATCCAGCCGAGAGCAGCGGCTAGAGGACAAAG GAGACACCCCACTGGAGCTGGGTGACGACTGTAGCCTGGCTCTCGTCTGGCGGAACAACGAGCGCTTGCAGGAGTTTGTGTTGGTAGCCTCCAAGGAGCTGGAATGTGCTGAGGATCCAGGCTCTGCCGGTGAGGCTGCCCGGGCCGGCCACTTCACCCTGGACCAGTGCCTCAACCTCTTCACACGGCCTGAGGTGCTGGCACCCGAGGAGGCCTG GTACTGCCCACAGTGCAAACAGCACCGTGAGGCCTCCAAGCAGCTGTTGCTATGGCGCCTGCCAAATGTTCTCATCGTGCAGCTCAAGCGCTTCTCCTTTCGTAGTTTTATCTGGCGTGATAAGATCAATGACTTGGTGGAGTTCCCTGTTAG GAACCTGGACCTGAGCAAGTTCTGCATTGGTCAGAAAGAGGAGCAGCTGCCCAGCTACGATCTATATGCTGTCATCAACCACTATGGAGGCATGATTGGTGGCCACTACACTGCCTGTGCACGCCTGCCCAATGATCGTAGCAGTCAGCGCAGTGACGTGG GCTGGCGCTTGTTTGATGACAGCACAGTGACAACGGTAGACGAGAGCCAGGTTGTGACGCGTTATGCCTATGTACTCTTCTACCGCCGGCGGAACTCTCCTGTGGAGAGGCCCCCCAGGGCAGGTCACTCTGAGCACCACCGAGACCTAGGCCCTGCAGCTGAGGCTGCTGCCAGCCAG